The genomic region TCCTTTCGGGCACGCAGCTTTACACGTGGTGGTTGGTAGCAAAGACATCACCTACGATTTTGGTCGTTATGGCAAAACATGGGGAACCTTCGATAGCGAGGGGGAGGGTGTGTTGAATGTTTGGACGTCCTTCAAAACGTATATCTCTGGTGAGAATAGTTTGGGGCGTACAACAACTGGTTTTGTTTATTTTTTGGATAATGCTAAGGCTGAGGCTGTTATCGCCCATTTCGACGGTATTGTCGCTCAACAAAAAGAACAGAGAAGAAAGACAGCGTCGTCAGCACGTTACGTCCTGCCTTCAAACTATCATCCAACTACGAATAACTGCACAACCGTAACAATTGCAGGAGCAAAAGTTTCGGGTAAGCCAATTGTGCATAATCCGGCGAAATATAATGAGATGCGCGGTCTTTCTTTCATTGAAAGACAGGCAGCGCGTACGCAAAGTAGTCCGCAGGACGGAATTTTTATGCCAGCGGATTTGCAAGCCATGCTCGAAGCGAATACCGAGGCACCTTATGATAAGAAAAATGTTTACAAATAGGCGACTTGGCCTTTGGCTGGTGGCAGTTTTATCCGTAAATGCGATTTTTTTGGCTTTTCTGATTTCTGATGATATTGCGAAGGGGCACGATATGAAAATGATCAAAACTAAAGAACCGTTGCTTATCGAAGGTCCAAATGGCGACGATAATTTCTATGTCCTGCCTCTGGGCACTACGCTCTACCACGATAAAAGCTTTCCTGAAGGTCACGATCGTTATGTGGTGTATCTGAATCATAAAGGCGCGATTGCTCACGAAGAAGTGCCCATGAAGCCTGAGTATGGTGGTTCTTTTATTGATCCGCTCTGGCTGGCAAATGTGGATGCAGATACTTTGAAAGAAATTTTCAAGCGTTTTCCGCTTTCCAAAAAAGATATCGCTGCCGCCATTAAGGCCAATGAATTAACCAAGGATGATCTGGCCGACATTATTCGTTCAATGCCAGATTGATCGACTATGAGCTGCCGAAGGCTGCGATCTTCTGATCTTCAATAGCAAAATCAAAAGATCGTAGCCTTTGACAGCTCCTGCATAGGCCAAAAAAAACCGCGACCCCCCTCACCAGAGAATCGCGGCCCATCAACACCCAACCCTACTGCTGCAACACCGTCGCCTGGTTAGCCGACCCGAACTGCTGAATATTCGCCGTCTGCGTAACCCCACTCTGATCGACATTGGCAATGTTCCCCGTGCCGCCCTGGGTCACATACGCCACGTTCATCGTATCCGCCTGTTTAACAGTGATCATGTTGTCGCTGCCATACAACTGCGCGGTATACGCCTGGTTGCCAGTCCCGGATTGATCGAACTCAGCACTGTTACCCGTGCCATTCGAAGAACCCTGAATCAGGTTGCCCGTCCCGCGCTGATCCGAGATCAGAATGTTGTCGCTACCATTCTGATCAAAGTACAGCTCGTTATACGACTCAGCCTGACTGACCGTGGTCTTGTTGCCCGTCCCGGTCTGATGCGTGGTCATGACTTGCCCAACGCCATCCTGAGTGAAGCTGGCGATGTTGCCATTGCCCGCCTGAGTAACGGTCGCACGCTGGCCGCTGCCGAACTGGCCGCCGGATTGCGGGCCTTTCCAGTTGCTGGCGTAGACCTTGTTGTCGTTGCCCACGGACGTGGCGTTGAGCACGTGGCTGTCGCCGTTCTGGTAGGTGAAGTGCACGTTGCCATTACCCACCTGATAGAGCGCCAGTGTCGAGTTGACCGCTTCGAACTGGTCGGCGTAGATCGCGTTGCTGTTGCCGACCTGGGTGACGGCGGCGGTGTTGTTTTCGCCGAAGCTTTGGTCGACCACGGTTTCGTTGCTGTCGCCGTACTGGTTGACGGTGGCTTGGCTGGCCAGTTGCGCGTCCTGCCAGATTTCCGTGCCGTTGAGGTTGCCGAACTGGTTGATGCTGATGTTGCCGCCGGTGCCGTTGCGCTGGTCACCGTAGGCGTAGTTGCCTTCGCCGGCCTGGTTGATGCCGATCTGGCCGCCGTTGTGCAGCACTTGTTCGGCGGTGCCGTAGTTGGCGGTACCGTATTGGGTAATCACTGAACTGTTGCCGCTGCCTTCATAAAGTTGCTCGATGTTGGCTTCGTTACTGTCGCCGAACTGGAAGGTTTTGCCTTCGCTGCCGTTCTGCGAGTCCTGATAGATGAACGAGAAGTTGCCGGTGCCTTGCTGCTGTTGCAGCGCGTTGTTCGGTGAGCCGAAGCCCAGCGACTGGCTGGCGTGGGCGGTGTTGAAGGCGCCGACTTGTTGCTGGGTGATGGTGGCGTTGTCTTCGTAAAGCTGTTCCGCGTAACCGGCGTTGTAGTCGCCGACCGCGTCCTGGGTGATCACGCTGGTGGCGTGGTCTTGCACGGCGGCGGCGTCGTTGCCCTGGCCCAGTTGAGTCTGGGTGGCGGTGCTGAACGGCGCCTGGGTCTGTTTCACGTCGGCGATGTTGGCGGTGCCGACCTGGCTTTGGTTGGACAGGCTGTCGTCGGCCATCGCCTGGGCACTGATCATGACCAGGATGGCGGCGGTGAGGGGCGTCAGTTTGAACATGATGAACTCTCCGATGATTGGCAGTGCTTAGCGATATTGCTTGACCGAAACGCTCATGCCGTTGCCCGACTGGGTCACGGCGCTTTGCAGCCCCGCGCCGGCCTGCTCGATGCTGGCGTCGTTGTTGTTGCCGTTTTGCGAAATCTGCGCGCGGTTATGGCTGCCGTTCTGGGTGATGGAGGCGGCGTTGCCGGAACCGTTCTGGTTGATCAGCGCCATCAGGTCGCTGCCCTGTTGCAGGATGTACGCTTCCTGATTGCTGCCCGACTGCACGATCTGCCCGAGCAGCGACTGACCGTTCTGTTGCAGCAGGGCGACGTTGGCCTGGCCGAGCTGGTCGATCAGGGCTTGCTGACCCACCGGTGGGGGCAGTTCGCCGAGGTCGCTGCTGGTTGGGGCCAGGTCGTCGTTGTCCATCAGGTCGTCGGCACGCACGCCTGCACTGCTGCACAGCAGGAG from Pseudomonas tensinigenes harbors:
- a CDS encoding curlin, with the protein product MFKLTPLTAAILVMISAQAMADDSLSNQSQVGTANIADVKQTQAPFSTATQTQLGQGNDAAAVQDHATSVITQDAVGDYNAGYAEQLYEDNATITQQQVGAFNTAHASQSLGFGSPNNALQQQQGTGNFSFIYQDSQNGSEGKTFQFGDSNEANIEQLYEGSGNSSVITQYGTANYGTAEQVLHNGGQIGINQAGEGNYAYGDQRNGTGGNISINQFGNLNGTEIWQDAQLASQATVNQYGDSNETVVDQSFGENNTAAVTQVGNSNAIYADQFEAVNSTLALYQVGNGNVHFTYQNGDSHVLNATSVGNDNKVYASNWKGPQSGGQFGSGQRATVTQAGNGNIASFTQDGVGQVMTTHQTGTGNKTTVSQAESYNELYFDQNGSDNILISDQRGTGNLIQGSSNGTGNSAEFDQSGTGNQAYTAQLYGSDNMITVKQADTMNVAYVTQGGTGNIANVDQSGVTQTANIQQFGSANQATVLQQ
- a CDS encoding curlin — encoded protein: MNTPTAALLCLLLLCSSAGVRADDLMDNDDLAPTSSDLGELPPPVGQQALIDQLGQANVALLQQNGQSLLGQIVQSGSNQEAYILQQGSDLMALINQNGSGNAASITQNGSHNRAQISQNGNNNDASIEQAGAGLQSAVTQSGNGMSVSVKQYR